In Pigmentibacter ruber, a genomic segment contains:
- a CDS encoding VOC family protein has product MKYLHTMLRVKNLEKSLEFYCNVLNFRLVSKDEFKEGEFTLAFLQAPNDDKDGPTLELTYNWGVDQYEIGTAYGHLAFEVTDIFEFQKKLQKFGHDLSWGPKKSPSGKRYIAFMVDPDGYKIELLEPRPASGELS; this is encoded by the coding sequence ATGAAATATTTACATACTATGTTGCGAGTAAAAAACTTAGAAAAATCTTTAGAATTTTATTGCAATGTATTAAATTTCAGACTTGTCTCTAAAGATGAATTTAAAGAAGGTGAATTTACTTTAGCTTTTTTACAAGCACCTAATGATGACAAAGATGGACCAACTTTAGAACTTACTTATAACTGGGGTGTTGATCAATATGAAATTGGGACAGCATATGGGCACTTAGCATTTGAAGTTACTGATATTTTTGAATTTCAAAAGAAACTTCAAAAGTTTGGGCATGATTTAAGTTGGGGACCTAAAAAATCACCAAGTGGGAAAAGATATATTGCTTTTATGGTTGATCCCGATGGTTATAAAATTGAGCTATTAGAACCGCGCCCTGCTTCTGGAGAACTTAGCTAA
- a CDS encoding tetratricopeptide repeat protein gives MNSQKNDSNHPEDSSQHSHEDQSCKHNPSKKCCKYENDHNNHSICGHDHHHDHANCGHDHHHDHANCGHDHHHDHANCGHDHHHDHANCGHDHANYKRHQFTTTEMDNFLSKNVEELIYFVNQQLENENFGKAVPILEIISNKLHADKNNLNAENKKHLVETQHHLALTYGIIGEHKNSIQLWKQVIANLENETDTNELLEAYYNAALSSEQAHLENDFVSYLNTGLSKAVQHNLNEWEATFEHELAVYYFEKQDLKTSEKKLMRSINIFEQTSNQESLVASYYYLAYLKEKLEQIEDAKKIYEKALNLSKKEEIREIVEHERSLIEERLANINNKLLKAKLTNF, from the coding sequence ATGAACAGCCAAAAGAACGACTCAAATCACCCAGAAGACTCTTCACAACATTCTCATGAAGACCAAAGCTGTAAACACAATCCTTCTAAAAAATGTTGCAAGTATGAAAATGATCATAACAATCATTCAATTTGTGGACATGACCACCACCATGACCATGCAAACTGCGGACATGACCACCACCATGACCATGCAAACTGCGGACATGACCACCACCATGACCATGCAAACTGCGGACATGACCACCACCATGACCATGCAAACTGCGGACATGACCATGCGAATTATAAACGCCATCAATTTACAACAACAGAAATGGACAATTTTTTATCTAAAAATGTTGAAGAACTCATTTATTTTGTCAATCAACAATTGGAAAATGAAAACTTTGGTAAAGCTGTTCCTATTTTAGAAATTATTTCTAATAAACTGCATGCTGATAAAAACAATTTAAATGCGGAAAATAAAAAACATCTAGTTGAAACGCAGCATCATTTAGCTTTAACATATGGAATTATTGGCGAACATAAAAACTCAATTCAATTATGGAAACAGGTAATCGCCAATTTAGAAAACGAAACAGATACAAATGAACTTTTAGAAGCATATTACAATGCTGCTCTATCTTCAGAACAAGCACATCTTGAAAATGATTTTGTCTCATACTTAAATACAGGCCTATCTAAAGCAGTTCAACATAATTTAAATGAATGGGAAGCTACTTTTGAACATGAACTAGCTGTTTATTATTTTGAAAAGCAAGATTTAAAAACAAGTGAAAAAAAACTTATGCGTTCAATAAATATATTTGAACAAACAAGTAATCAAGAGTCTTTAGTAGCTTCTTATTATTATCTTGCTTATCTGAAAGAAAAATTAGAGCAAATTGAAGATGCTAAAAAAATATATGAGAAAGCTCTCAATCTCTCTAAAAAAGAAGAAATTAGAGAGATTGTTGAACATGAAAGAAGTTTAATTGAAGAAAGACTTGCTAATATCAATAACAAATTATTGAAAGCAAAATTAACAAACTTTTAA